The proteins below are encoded in one region of Bifidobacterium dentium JCM 1195 = DSM 20436:
- the rplK gene encoding 50S ribosomal protein L11 has protein sequence MAPKKKVSALIKLQIQAGKANPAPPLGPALGSHGVNIMDFCKAYNAQTQDKMGQVIPVEITVYEDRSFTFILKTPPAAALLKKAAGIQKGTENPLTHKVGSVTKAQVREIAEIKMADLSARDVEAGMKIIEGTARSMGITVTD, from the coding sequence ATGGCTCCTAAGAAGAAAGTCTCGGCGCTGATCAAGCTCCAGATTCAGGCCGGCAAGGCCAATCCGGCCCCGCCGCTGGGCCCGGCTCTGGGTTCCCATGGCGTGAACATCATGGACTTCTGCAAGGCATACAATGCCCAGACGCAGGACAAGATGGGTCAGGTCATCCCTGTCGAGATCACCGTCTACGAAGATCGTTCCTTCACCTTCATCCTGAAGACCCCGCCGGCGGCAGCTCTGCTGAAGAAGGCCGCGGGCATCCAGAAGGGTACCGAGAACCCGCTGACCCACAAGGTCGGCTCCGTCACCAAGGCTCAGGTCCGTGAGATCGCCGAAATCAAGATGGCCGATCTGTCTGCACGTGACGTCGAAGCCGGCATGAAGATCATCGAGGGCACCGCCCGCTCGATGGGTATCACGGTTACCGACTGA